The window CGTGTCCGCTCTTTCTCGCGGGGACGGTCGATCTCGTCGAGGGGACCATTCGCCAGCGCTTCGCGAGGGACTACGCGGAGGAGAAAGCGGTCGTGGCCGCCGCGGCCGAGGAGATCGCCGGCGCCGAGACGCTCGTTTCTTTCAACGGTAAATCATACGATCTCCCGTTTCTTCGGAGCCGCGCCGCGAGGCACCGGCTTCCGTTCGGCTCGCCACCTCCGCATGTCGATCTTCTCCACCATTGCCGCCGCGCGTGGAGGGGGAGGTTTCCCGACTTCCGTCTTCAAACGCTCGAGAAGGCGGTCGGCCGGGCGGATCGGGCGGGGGACGTGCCGGGCGCGGAGATCCCGGAGCTTTATCACGATTTCGTGCGGCGCGGCCGCGATCCGCGGATGGCGGCGGTCTTCAAGCATAATCTCGAGGACGTGCTGACGCTCGTTCGGCTCTTCTTCCTGCTCGTCGAGGGGGAAAAGAAAGGAGGAGAGAGAGGTGGGCTCCAAGGTGGTCGGTGAGGCGCTCACGTTCGATGACGTTCTGCTCGTGCCGATGGAGTCGGACGTCCTTCCGAGCGAGGTGGACGTAACGACGCGCCTCACGGGGAAGATCCGCCTCGGAATCCCACTCCTCTCCGCCGCGATGGACACGGTCACGACTTCTCGGCTCGCGATCGCGCTCGCGCGCGAGGGGGGCCTCGGCGTCATCCACAAGAACATGACCCCGCGCGAGCAGGCGCAGGAGGTCGACCGCGTGAAGCGCTCGGAGAGCGGGATGATCACCGATCCGGTCACGCTCGAGCCGGACCGCCCGGTCTCGGAGGCGTTCGCCGTGATGCGCGAGTACCACATCTCGGGGATTCCGATCACGCGGAACAGGCGTCTCGTTGGGATCCTCACGAACCGCGATCTCCGCTTCGTGCGCGACTCGTCCGCACGGATCGAGGACGTGATGACCAAGGAGAAACTGGTCACGGCGCCGGAGGGGACGACGCTTGAAGAGGCGCAGGATCTCCTCCATCGCCATCGGATCGAGAAGCTCCCCGTCGTCGACCGCGAGGGATATCTCAAGGGGCTCATCACGTTCAAGGACATGAGCAAGCGGCTGATGTTCCCGAACGCGTGCAAGGACGAGCGCGGGAGGCTTCGCGTCGGCGCGGCGATCGGCGTCGGCCCGGACCGCGAGGCGCGCCTCGATCTTCTTCGCGAGGTCGGAGTCGACGTCGTCGTCATCGACACCGCCCACGGACACTCGCGGAACGTTCTTCTTGTCGTCGAGGAGACGAAGAAACGCTGTCCGGAGATCGCGGTGATCGCGGGAAACGTCGCGACCGAGGAGGGGGCGAAGGCGCTCATCGGCGCGGGCGTGGACGCGGTGAAGGTCGGGGTCGGGCCGGGCGCGAGCTGCACGACGCGCGTCGTCTCCGGGGTCGGCGTTCCGCAGTTCACCGCGATCGAGCGATGCGCCGAGGCGGCGGCGAAGAGCGGCGTCCCGGTCGTCGCCGACGGCGGCATCAAGTACTCCGGCGATATCGTCAAGGCGATCGGCGCGGGGGCCGAATCGATCATGATCGGGAGCCTCTTTGCCGGAACGACCGAGAGCCCGGGGGAGACGGTCCTCTACGAGGGGCGCTACTACAAGGTGTACCGAGGGATGGGATCGCTCGAGGCGATGAGCTCCGGCTCCAAGGATCGCTACTTCCAACAGGAGGTCGAGTCGGCCTCCAAGCTCGTTCCCGAGGGAGTCGAGGGACGGGTTCCCTATCGAGGGCCTCTCTCCGACACGGTCTTCCAGATGATCGGAGGGCTTCGTTCGGGGATGGGATACTGCGGCGCGCGCGCGATCGACGATCTTCGAAAGAAAGCGCGCTTCGTCTCGATCACCCAGGCCGGTCTTCGCGAGAGCCATCCGCACGACATGGTGGTGACCAAGGAAGCGCCGAACTACTCGCGGCCATTCTCGATGTAGCGCAGGGCTCTCTACCGCAGCGCGGCGGAGAGGAACAACGTGACGCCTGAAAGGTTGAAGTCCGGCGTTCCGAGCCCGGCCTTCTCCTCCGTCGCGATGGCCGCGTATCGGATCTTCGCTCCCGCTCCGATCCGCCCCATGAAGAACGGGATCTCGTAGACCGCGAACACGGAAAGGGCGGGGCCTTCCGCGTCCCTCTCTCCCCGGCCCGAGGCGTCGAGCAGGAACCCGCTCGGGTCGCCGCGGGCCGGATCGGCGTCGACCGAGAGCTTGAGGAAGGTGTAGTGGGCGAGAACGCCCCATGCCCATCCGCGCCCGGTCCTCTCCGGATCGCGGACCGCGAAGCCGGCGCTGAAGGGGAACCCGAAGGCCTCGAAACGCGAGAGCCGATCGGGCGCTTCGAAGGGGATCTCGTCCTTCGCCTCGGTGCGGCGCGACCAGAAGATGCCGAATCCCGCGAGCACGCTCGTTCTCTTTGCGTCGCGGAAGGTGAGGAGGAAGTCGCCGTCGAAACCGGGGGAGAGAGTCCCCGTGCGGATGTCGGCGGCCGTTCGGTCGAGATTCCCCGTGTCGAAGAACGAGACGCCTCCGAGGAAGAGGCTGTGGACCTCTCCTCGAACGGCGAGCGGGGAGAAGAAGAGAAACAGAATCGCCGGCGCGATGGATCTCATGTGCCGAGGATAGCACCGCGCGGCTTGGACGGCCAGACGCGGCGCGCGTGGCGAGAACAATGAACCATCAAGTAATTTTCGCGGTCGAGACGAGCCGCGGAATTCGTTCGATCCTCGCGAGTCGCGCTTGACAGCTCTTCGCGCGAATGGTACTCTGGAAACGTGAAGGGAAAGGATTCAATCCCTACCCGACGCGATATGCTCGTTACTATTTTGAGCCAACAGTACCGTAAGGGGAACCTGGCTCCGGACGGGTAGAACAGGTTCCTTCGGGAACGGTTCGAGCCGGCCGGGAAGGTACCCACCTGGAGCAATCCGGGTCAAAAATAGGACGGGCAATCGGCCGCGGTGGGGATTTCTATTTCTACTGCGGACCGTTTCCGCCCGATCCGGGCGCCGGCGCGGCCGAGAATCCGGGCCACGCGTTCGGATCGAGCGTCCGTAGCTCTCGAAGCGTTTCCAACATTCGCGCGCGGTTCTCTTCCGACGGCGTTCTCCGGTGCTCGAGATACGCGTCGAGAAGCCGGTCCTGCAGGGCGGCGAGGCACTCCGCGCGCCGATGCTCCTCCATCCCCTCCCGGATGCGGGCGACATCGTGCCCCGAGAGAGGCGGAACGAGATCGAGAAATGCGCCCCGCATGTGCGAGAGGACGCACCGATACTTGTCGAAGTCGTAAGAAAGCTTGGCGAGAACTTCCGTCACCGAACGATGGCGCGAAGGAAGATGGTCGGCGTACGCGCATGCGAATCGATAGTACGCTTTCCCTCGTTCGACCGCGGCGGCGACTTCCGCCCGAGACGCCGCGTCCTCCCTCGGCACGTGGAAGACGCCGCTTTGGAGGAGAAGGAAATCCCCGTTCGCCCGGTAGATCTCCCGCTTGGCGAAGACGTTCTCCGCATGATCGAGGATCTCCCAGAGATCGCTCTCGTGCTTCGCGATGTACCTCGCGGCGGTTCGATGAAAGCGGTCGGTGACCACCGAGTTCAGAAGGAGCGCGAGATAGACGTTGACGTCCTCGTCGTAGAAGTCGCGGTTTGATTCGTTCCTCGTGGCGATCCGCGACTGGAGGAACGTATCCATCAGATAGCAGAAGGACGGTTCGTAAGGACCGCGTTTTCGCAGCAGAGCGGTGTACTTCCCGAGCCTCATCGCGACTCCTCGGGGAAGACCACCGCGGGGAGGGAGACGCACGAAGCATGCCAGGGGCCGTCCGTTCATCCGTCCGGCGAACCGATTGGAAATGAATGGGTTGCCCGATCCGTCCGCGATCGTACGGAGCCGGATCCGGCCTTAGCGCTCCCTTTTGCAATGCGGCGTTGCGGGGGGCGAGCGGGGCGTTTAGCATGAGGCGCGCCCGGCGAAGGGGGAGACATGCGAGTCGGCTATCTGCAGTTCGATCCGGTGTTCGGAAGAAGAGAGGAAAACCTCGAAAGGCTTGGACGAATCGCGCGGGAACGCGCGCGGGGGGTGAACCTTCTCGTTCTTCCGGAGCTCGCCACGACCGGGTATCTCTTTCTGTCGCGGGAGGAGGCACTTTCCTTCGGCGAGCCGTTCCCCGGAGGACCGACGGAGCGCTTTCTCGATCGTTTGGCGTGCGATCTCGGCGCGTCGATCGTGATCGGTCTTGCCGAGCGGAGCGGCGAGCGCCTCTTCAACTCGTGCGCGCTCATGCGCCCGGACGGAAGCTCATCCGTCTATCGCAAGGCGCATCTCTTCTTCGACGAAAAGGACTGGTTCGATCCGGGAGACACCCCCTTCGAACCGGTGCGCGCCGAAGGAACCGACATCGGTCTTCTCATTTGTTTCGATTGGTACTTTCCGGAGGTCGCGCGCGTCCTCGCGATCGGGGGCGCGAAGATTCTCGCCCACCCCGCGAACCTCGTTCTTCCTCACTGCCCCGAGGCGATGCGGACGCGCTGTCTCGAGAACCGGGTCTTCGCCGTGACGGCGAACCGGACCGGATCGGTCGAGCGAGGCGGCCGCTCGTTCGCGTTCATCGGACAGAGCCAGGTCGTCGGTCCGGACGGAAAGGTCCTCGCGCGCGCCCCCTCGAGCGGGGAGGATGTCGGCATCGTGGAGATCGATCCGGCCGAGGCGGAGCGGAAGGATCCGACCGGACGGAACGACTGGACGAAAGACCGCCGAACGGATCTCTTCGCGAAGCTTCTCGAACGATGATCGCGGGCGCTCGGGCGATGCCCGGCGCTCCCCTCCTACTCGATCTCTTCTTTCGTTCCCGTCTGAAGGATCTTGGACATTCTCTCGACGAGCTCTCGATCGTCCGCGCAGCGGCGGAGAACCCCGCGGTTCGCGATCGAGATGTTGCCGGTCTCCTCGGACACGACGACCACGATCGCGTCGGTCTCCTCGGTCATCCCGAGCGCGGCTCGGTGGCGCGTCCCGAGCGTTCCCACGCGCGAGCGATCCTGCGAGAGCGGAAGAATGCAGCCGGCGGCGACGAGGGTCGAATCGCGGACGACGACCGCTCCGTCGTGAAGAGGCGAGTAGTTCGTGAAGATCGTGACGATCAACTCCGCGGAGACCTTCGCGTCGATGCGGTGTCCCGACTCGATGATGTGGCGAAGCCCCGCGCCCCGCGAGAGAACGATGAGACCGCCGATCCGCTTGCGCGACATGACGCGCACCGCCTTGGCGATCTCTTCGAGCGACTCGGCCGGCTGGATCGGAAAGAGAAAACGGAAGATCCGGACCTGGCCCATCTGCGCGAGGGATCGGCGGAGCTCGGGCTGGAAGAGAATGACGAAAGCGACGAGCCAAACGGTCTTGAGGCTCGAGAAGATCCGGTTGAGACCGGTGAGCTGGAAGGAATCGGCCACCCAGGAGACGACGTAGATGGCGGCGAGGCCGAGGAACATCTGCGAGGCGCGGGTTCCCTTGACCACCAGGAGAAGGCGATAGAGGAGAAACCAGACGACCGCGAAGTCGATGATGTCGTAGACGCGAAACGAGAGATGCTCGGCCGTGGGCATCTCTAACCTCCCCCTCGGCGGATCGCCTCGACGACGCGCACCGCGCGCGAGACGGGAAGCGGCTCGTGCACGCGGAGCATGTCCGCCCCTGCGAGCACCGCCGCGGCGCACGCTCCGATCGTCCCCTCGAGTCTCTCCTCGACCGGAAGGCCGAGAAGGAGCCCGAGGAACGACTTTCGCGACGGCCCGACGAGCACCGGGAACCCGAGCGAGCGAAGCTCGGAGAGATGCCGGAGAAGAAGGAGGTTGTCCGACAGTCTCTTCCCGAAGCCGATTCCCGGGTCGATCGCGATCTTCTCCTCCGGGACTCCGGAGGCTCCGGCGATCTCGGCCGCGCGCGCGAGATCATCATACACCTCGGAGACCGGATCTTCGTAGTGCGGGTTCTCCTGCATGTCGCGCGGCGTGCCGCGGATGTGGTTCAGGATGAGCGCGCATCCGTGAGCGGCCGCGACGCGCGCGACCTCCGGATCGTGCCGGAGGCCGGTCGCGTCGTTGATCGCCGATGCCCCCGCCCGCACCGCCTCCTCCGCGACCGCCGCCTTCCGCGTGTCGATCGAGATCGGAACGGCGAGCCGCTCGCGGAGCTCGCGAATCACGGGGACGACCCGGCGGATCTCCTCCGCATCCGGAACGGACTCCGCTCCCGGACGGGTCGACTCGCCCCCGACGTCGATCATGTCGGCCCCTTCCCGCACGAGCGCCTCCGCATGGCGGAGCGCCGCGCCGGTCTCGAGGTACCGCCCTCCGTCGGAGAATGAGTCGGGGGTCACGTTGAGAACACCGAGGATCGCGACCCCGCCGCCGGGAGGGGAGAGCCCCCACGCTCGGAGGAAGCGTCCCCGGTCGGGACCTCGCGCCGCCTTCTCGAAAATCGATGCATCAACGGTAAATGGCTCAAAGGAACCGAGGGCTTCGAGGCCTTCCGGGCTCGCCGCGAACGACACGGAATCCCCGGTCGCGCTTCCGATCGGAAGTCCCTTCGCCTCGATGAGGGAAAGAAGGCTCTCCTTCTCGCGCGGGGAGAGGTTCCAGACGATCCAGGGGACGGCCGCGGGCGGCGCCGCGGGATCCGTCGTCCCCCCTATCGCGAGGCGGCGAATGCGGATGACGGTCCTCCTACGCAGGGGACGGAGCAGGAGGCGGCGCGCTCCCTTCTTCGCGCGCGGCGGGAGCGGCGCTCTTCTCCGGACGCCCGGTGTCTCTCTCGGCGCGCGTCTTCCTCCGATGGGGGAGCGGGTCGAGCTCCTCGCCCCGCGCGAGCCGGGCGATCTCGTCCCCGTCGAGCACTTCCCGTTCGAGAAGCGTCTCGCCGATTCGGATGAGGGTCTCCCGATTTTCCTTGAGCAGGGTGAGAGCCCGGTCGTACTGGGTCTCGACGATCGCTCGGACTTCCTCGTCGATCAGCTCCGCAGTCTTCTCGGAGTAGTCGCGATGGCGCGCGATCTCGCGGCCGAGGAAGATCTGCTCCTCTTTGTGGCCGAAGGTGAGCGGCCCGAGCCGTTCGCTCATCCCCCACTCGCAAACCATCTTCCTCGCGAGCGTCGTCGCTTT is drawn from Candidatus Eisenbacteria bacterium and contains these coding sequences:
- a CDS encoding ribonuclease H-like domain-containing protein, producing CPLFLAGTVDLVEGTIRQRFARDYAEEKAVVAAAAEEIAGAETLVSFNGKSYDLPFLRSRAARHRLPFGSPPPHVDLLHHCRRAWRGRFPDFRLQTLEKAVGRADRAGDVPGAEIPELYHDFVRRGRDPRMAAVFKHNLEDVLTLVRLFFLLVEGEKKGGERGGLQGGR
- the guaB gene encoding IMP dehydrogenase encodes the protein MGSKVVGEALTFDDVLLVPMESDVLPSEVDVTTRLTGKIRLGIPLLSAAMDTVTTSRLAIALAREGGLGVIHKNMTPREQAQEVDRVKRSESGMITDPVTLEPDRPVSEAFAVMREYHISGIPITRNRRLVGILTNRDLRFVRDSSARIEDVMTKEKLVTAPEGTTLEEAQDLLHRHRIEKLPVVDREGYLKGLITFKDMSKRLMFPNACKDERGRLRVGAAIGVGPDREARLDLLREVGVDVVVIDTAHGHSRNVLLVVEETKKRCPEIAVIAGNVATEEGAKALIGAGVDAVKVGVGPGASCTTRVVSGVGVPQFTAIERCAEAAAKSGVPVVADGGIKYSGDIVKAIGAGAESIMIGSLFAGTTESPGETVLYEGRYYKVYRGMGSLEAMSSGSKDRYFQQEVESASKLVPEGVEGRVPYRGPLSDTVFQMIGGLRSGMGYCGARAIDDLRKKARFVSITQAGLRESHPHDMVVTKEAPNYSRPFSM
- a CDS encoding acyltransferase, with translation MRVGYLQFDPVFGRREENLERLGRIARERARGVNLLVLPELATTGYLFLSREEALSFGEPFPGGPTERFLDRLACDLGASIVIGLAERSGERLFNSCALMRPDGSSSVYRKAHLFFDEKDWFDPGDTPFEPVRAEGTDIGLLICFDWYFPEVARVLAIGGAKILAHPANLVLPHCPEAMRTRCLENRVFAVTANRTGSVERGGRSFAFIGQSQVVGPDGKVLARAPSSGEDVGIVEIDPAEAERKDPTGRNDWTKDRRTDLFAKLLER
- a CDS encoding TIGR00159 family protein, which encodes MPTAEHLSFRVYDIIDFAVVWFLLYRLLLVVKGTRASQMFLGLAAIYVVSWVADSFQLTGLNRIFSSLKTVWLVAFVILFQPELRRSLAQMGQVRIFRFLFPIQPAESLEEIAKAVRVMSRKRIGGLIVLSRGAGLRHIIESGHRIDAKVSAELIVTIFTNYSPLHDGAVVVRDSTLVAAGCILPLSQDRSRVGTLGTRHRAALGMTEETDAIVVVVSEETGNISIANRGVLRRCADDRELVERMSKILQTGTKEEIE
- the folP gene encoding dihydropteroate synthase, with amino-acid sequence MSFAASPEGLEALGSFEPFTVDASIFEKAARGPDRGRFLRAWGLSPPGGGVAILGVLNVTPDSFSDGGRYLETGAALRHAEALVREGADMIDVGGESTRPGAESVPDAEEIRRVVPVIRELRERLAVPISIDTRKAAVAEEAVRAGASAINDATGLRHDPEVARVAAAHGCALILNHIRGTPRDMQENPHYEDPVSEVYDDLARAAEIAGASGVPEEKIAIDPGIGFGKRLSDNLLLLRHLSELRSLGFPVLVGPSRKSFLGLLLGLPVEERLEGTIGACAAAVLAGADMLRVHEPLPVSRAVRVVEAIRRGGG